The genomic interval CAAATACAGCTAACTTTGAGAGCTAGGTTTTAGCATTCATCAGAGGATCAAAGATGTTATTTTTCACATCAAATGAATTTCGAGTTCACATATTTGTTGTAATGCTATAATCTTTTTACATaccttgaaattaaaaaaaaaaaccataataATTCCATGAAAAGTACCAGTTTGCCTCTAGGATTTTCAAGTTGTTTCTACTTttgataaagaaagaaagtacAAATGTAGCAGATATGTCTATCCAAAAGCAAGAAAAGCATTACAATTGTAATATTGAGAAGCTATGCTACCAATGAAAAGAATGAGGGGCCGATTTACAAAGACACAGAAACACAGACAAGGATTGGCTggacttaaaaattttacttactATAAAGCTAGCATTTGTCTTCTCTCACTTTTACCATCATgatttatcatcaaaatcatttcaaacaaattttgCAGGCctcattttttgaaattaacttCCACCAGcagttatattaatttgagaCACCTTGTTAAAGTAAAAATGAACAGAGTTAACTCACCGTAATATTTGAGCAGAGGTCTTCCATGTAGTTGTTTGATAACTGTTAATGAAAGtaacaaaacaagaaagatCAAGACttactaatattatattttacaattttagtTCATGATATTTGCCAAGACACCCTgatgcaattaattaattgtactGATCTTCTACATTattgtaaagaaaaaaatcctgAAGTATGAGAGACATACCTTATTCTCAACAGCTGAAGGATTTTGACTCAGCACTTTCTCCTTGAATTTTCTAAATGTACctgaataaaaaagaagccaGAATTGTCCAACAAATGCGGTTTTCCACATAAGTACAATCTCAAAAACTagtcaataacaaaaataaaaatcttcagTACTAACTTATAATCTATATAGCAAGTGCTATATTCTCCTTAAGCTGATTTTGGTAGAACTTACCATCACGTTTGCTATATTCTTCTTCGGAAATCGTATATTTCTCTACAAGTGAAGTGTCTTCAAGCCAGCCACCAGAAGTCACTGATGAGGGATCAAGATCGATAACATGTAACCGATACCTTTTTATTGACATGAGATTGAGATGTATTAGCCaatgaaaaatcaatgaaacaaaaatgtgGGCATACAGTAATGGCAAAGCATCATATCAAACTAACCCTTGGAGTGGAGAGTAAAAACCAAGGGGTCTGGAATTATCAGTTAAAGCAGCAACTTTAGTGTTGGTATCATCATAAAGCTCAAGGGACATTGAATTAACAGAAGTACCGCATTTTCTCCACAACTTGTCTTTCACAGATTCCACACTCATCTATTGAATttgaacataaatttaaattagaaaataagaaataaaagttaataaatgtAGATAGATAATTGATAGTCGAGACCTGTAGTGGGAAGCGAACGTCAGCAGAGAAACTTTTGAGGTTAGAGTGAGTCACACGTAACAGGACCGACTCATCGCCCTCAATCTGCTGCAACCGTGATGCCATCAATAATCAATATGATTATGAATTTGAATCTCCGCttcgtttttctttttcgggtttttatgcaaattataaaatcaactGCGTTCTTGTAGAGACACTGTGGTGTGGTCCAACGGAGGTCAAGTTAGTCCAATTGAACAGATCAGCAAGAGTATTTAGGTCATTTGAAagccaaaattaaaatcaaatgttTTGATTCAGGCAAATAAAGGGGTGGGTGACGGTCGGTTTGGTTTCGgagaaaactgaaaattttcgGTTCAGTTTGGTTCGAAAATTTCGAAAACTGAATAACtctgaaataaaataataatcgaACCGGAACAAATGGTTCGTTCGGTTCGATAACGGATCGGAGTAGCGGTTCAACAATTCACGCGGGGATCTCCTCCCTGcaacaacaaatatatattttttcaccattttcattaactaaacataaaaaatttacagcaaatatatatattctccATGCATAATTACGTTGCAAAAACAGCTATCGGCAAAAATGGGTGtgtataaaaacaaaaacaaaatcatattGCAGGGTGATTTTGATCAATTAAGAGAATGCAcagcaattaaaattataaaatgaaaccaAATTAAAGTGCCAGCAAGCTGCAATACTCAATAAGGGGCTTAGAGAACTCAGTGACCGGTGACCACAATAGAGTCAATAATCTTGAAGGAAGCTGCAGCGGCAGTGACCACAACAGAGCCAGAAGGAAGCGGCAACAGCAGTGGACTTGAAGGAATCAGCGATGGCTGCTAGAACGTGCAGCCAGAAGGAAGCTAAGACAGTTATTGGGAAGCGGCAGCAAAGCTAGAAGGAATCGGCAGCGGCAGCAAAGCCAGAAGGAAGCGGCACCGAAGCGTCAAAGGTTTTGTGTTTGACAGCGGCAAGAACTCGGCAAATTGTtgaaactatatatatagatatcatttcgaaattacaaaaatgctaTTGACATCGGTTCGACTTTGATTCTACTTGAATCGGAAATCGAACCGAGTGGTTCGATTTggtttcaattaaatcattcGATTTCTAAAATAGAATGTACCGGATCGAAataaaaaaccgaaccgaactgaTTTCTGTCCGTTCCTAATTAGAGTTTCTTTCTAGTTGTGGCAATCTGACCCGATTCGTAACTCCTGTACTTCACAAATGATTGGAGGCTTTCGgattttataatcataatcCATTTGGAAATTAACGAAACTGATCCGATCGGAATAAATCTACACCCAAACGGATTATgagttgaattaaaaaaataaaataaaaaagtactgTAAATCTCCCGCTCATCGTAAATCTaaacacaataattaattaccaccatatatcaaaatctttttaaattattattttactgtGTTTTCCCTTCTCTTAACAGCCCTACTAAAATTTCTGTCACCACTCATCGCTATTATTTCGTTAATCGTggtaaatttcttat from Citrus sinensis cultivar Valencia sweet orange chromosome 9, DVS_A1.0, whole genome shotgun sequence carries:
- the LOC102609164 gene encoding tubulin-folding cofactor B, which gives rise to MASRLQQIEGDESVLLRVTHSNLKSFSADVRFPLQMSVESVKDKLWRKCGTSVNSMSLELYDDTNTKVAALTDNSRPLGFYSPLQGYRLHVIDLDPSSVTSGGWLEDTSLVEKYTISEEEYSKRDGTFRKFKEKVLSQNPSAVENKLSNNYMEDLCSNITVGDRCEVDPGAKRGVVKYVGQAESIAPGFWVGIQYDEPLGKHNGIVKGVRYFECPPLHGAMVRPDKVKVGDYPERDPFEEDEI